From the Streptococcus sp. 29887 genome, one window contains:
- the sufB gene encoding Fe-S cluster assembly protein SufB, with protein MSEERIEPTPIDLGEYKFGFHDENVELVASTGKGLNEEVIREMSRIKGEPEWMLEFRLKSYETFKKMPMQTWGADLSELDFDDIVYYQKPSDKPARSWDDVPDKIKETFERIGIPEAERAYLAGASAQYESEVVYHNMKEEYDKHGIIFTDTDTALKEHPELFKKYFGKLVPPSDNKLAALNSAVWSGGTFIYVPKGVKLDIPLQTYFRINNEGTGQFERTLIIVDEGASVHYVEGCTAPTYSTASLHAAIVEIIAHEGAYMRYTTIQNWSDNVYNLVTKRARAEKNATVEWIDGNLGAKTTMKYPAVYLEGEGARGTMLSIAFANKGQVQDTGAKMIHNAPRTSSSIVSKSIARGGGEVNYRGQVTFAKNSAKSISHIECDTIIMDDISKSDTIPFNEIHNSQVALEHEAKVSKISEEQLYYLMSRGLSESEATEMIVMGFVEPFTKELPMEYAVELNRLIAYEMEGSVG; from the coding sequence ATGTCAGAAGAAAGAATTGAACCAACCCCGATTGATCTTGGGGAATACAAATTTGGATTCCATGATGAAAACGTGGAACTGGTGGCTTCGACTGGTAAGGGGTTGAACGAAGAAGTTATTCGTGAAATGTCCCGTATCAAAGGCGAGCCTGAATGGATGTTGGAATTCCGTTTGAAATCCTATGAAACCTTCAAGAAAATGCCGATGCAGACTTGGGGAGCCGACCTATCCGAACTAGATTTTGATGATATCGTTTACTATCAAAAACCGTCGGATAAGCCAGCACGTAGCTGGGATGATGTCCCAGACAAAATCAAGGAAACCTTTGAACGCATCGGTATTCCAGAAGCTGAGCGTGCTTACCTGGCAGGTGCTTCTGCCCAGTATGAATCAGAAGTGGTTTACCACAACATGAAGGAAGAGTACGACAAGCACGGCATTATCTTTACAGATACAGATACAGCGCTTAAGGAACACCCTGAACTTTTCAAAAAATACTTTGGAAAACTCGTTCCACCGTCAGACAATAAACTAGCCGCCCTCAACTCAGCGGTTTGGTCAGGCGGGACCTTCATCTATGTACCAAAAGGGGTTAAGTTAGATATTCCACTCCAAACCTACTTCCGTATTAACAATGAAGGAACAGGTCAGTTTGAACGTACCCTCATCATCGTAGATGAAGGTGCAAGCGTTCACTACGTGGAAGGCTGTACCGCTCCGACTTACTCAACGGCCAGCCTCCACGCTGCCATTGTGGAAATCATTGCCCATGAAGGTGCCTATATGCGGTACACGACCATTCAAAACTGGTCTGACAACGTTTATAACTTGGTAACCAAGCGGGCTCGTGCCGAGAAAAATGCCACAGTCGAGTGGATTGACGGAAACCTGGGTGCTAAGACGACCATGAAATACCCTGCGGTTTACTTGGAAGGCGAAGGAGCCCGCGGAACTATGTTGTCAATAGCTTTTGCCAATAAAGGACAAGTCCAAGATACCGGTGCTAAGATGATTCACAATGCACCACGCACTTCATCCTCTATCGTATCCAAATCCATTGCTCGTGGCGGTGGAGAAGTCAACTACCGTGGACAAGTAACTTTTGCTAAAAACTCAGCCAAGTCAATCAGCCACATCGAGTGTGACACCATTATTATGGATGATATTTCCAAGTCAGACACCATTCCATTTAATGAAATCCACAACTCACAAGTGGCCCTCGAACACGAAGCCAAAGTATCAAAAATCTCAGAAGAACAGCTCTACTATCTTATGAGCCGTGGCCTATCTGAATCCGAAGCCACAGAAATGATTGTCATGGGCTTTGTCGAACCATTCACAAAAGAACTCCCAATGGAATACGCAGTCGAACTCAACAGACTGATTGCCTATGAGATGGAGGGGAGCGTGGGTTAA
- the sufU gene encoding Fe-S cluster assembly sulfur transfer protein SufU — translation MALSRLDSLYMAVVSEHSKSPRHRGSLDGVEKLELHNPTCGDVIELSVKIEKDVITDIAFDGVGCTISTASASMMTEAVLGKEISQIQELAEIFSQMVQGQEDTRQKELGDASLLAGVAKFPQRIKCATLPWNAIKKAIERSESAE, via the coding sequence ATGGCCCTATCTAGATTAGATTCTCTTTATATGGCAGTTGTGTCTGAACACTCCAAGTCGCCTCGTCACCGCGGGAGCTTGGACGGAGTGGAAAAGTTAGAACTCCACAACCCAACCTGCGGCGATGTGATTGAACTGTCAGTCAAGATTGAAAAAGATGTGATTACCGATATTGCTTTTGACGGAGTTGGGTGCACTATTTCAACCGCATCGGCATCCATGATGACTGAAGCAGTGCTTGGCAAAGAAATCAGTCAGATTCAAGAACTAGCAGAAATCTTCTCACAAATGGTCCAAGGCCAAGAAGACACACGCCAGAAGGAACTAGGGGACGCCTCTCTTCTCGCAGGTGTTGCCAAATTCCCCCAACGCATCAAATGTGCCACATTACCGTGGAATGCCATTAAGAAAGCAATCGAACGAAGTGAAAGTGCTGAATGA
- a CDS encoding cysteine desulfurase, whose translation MDLERIRKDFSILDQVVNDEPLVYLDNAATTQKPQQVLDVLADYYQKDNANVHRGVHTLSERATARYEAARQKVADFIQAKSSKEILFTRGTTTGLNWVAQFAREILQPDQEVIISVQEHHSNIIPWQQACQQTGAKLRYVPLKDGELDVDHLRSLLSSKTKFVSLAHVSNVLGSVAPIWEIAELVHQVGAYLVVDGAQSVPHMAVNVQELDVDFYAFSGHKMLGPTGIGVLYGKEELLNRMSPVEFGGEMIDFVYEQSATWKELPWKFEAGTPNIAGAIGLGAAIDYLTEIGMDTIQAHEAELVDYVFPKLQAIPGLTIYGSQDLSKRTGVIAFNLDDLHPHDVATALDYEGVAVRAGHHCAQPLLRYLQVPATVRASFYIYNTKADCDKLVEAIIKTKEFFNGPI comes from the coding sequence ATGGATTTGGAACGCATTCGCAAGGATTTTTCAATCCTAGACCAAGTTGTTAACGATGAGCCGCTGGTCTATTTGGACAATGCGGCGACCACTCAAAAACCGCAGCAGGTACTAGATGTGTTGGCAGATTATTACCAGAAGGACAATGCCAATGTCCACCGTGGCGTTCACACCCTTTCGGAACGGGCAACAGCTCGCTACGAGGCGGCTCGGCAGAAGGTGGCTGATTTTATCCAGGCCAAGTCTAGCAAGGAAATCCTCTTCACCAGAGGAACGACCACTGGTCTTAACTGGGTAGCTCAGTTTGCCAGAGAAATTCTCCAGCCAGACCAGGAAGTGATTATCTCGGTCCAAGAGCACCACTCCAATATCATCCCTTGGCAGCAAGCCTGTCAGCAAACAGGTGCCAAGCTCCGCTATGTGCCTCTAAAAGACGGCGAGTTGGATGTGGACCACCTGCGATCGCTACTATCTTCCAAGACCAAGTTCGTCTCTCTGGCTCATGTGTCCAATGTCCTAGGTAGTGTGGCTCCTATTTGGGAAATAGCAGAGCTGGTCCATCAAGTCGGTGCCTACTTGGTGGTGGACGGAGCCCAGTCAGTACCCCACATGGCTGTCAACGTACAAGAATTAGACGTGGACTTCTATGCCTTTTCAGGCCATAAAATGTTAGGACCGACAGGAATTGGTGTACTCTACGGCAAGGAAGAATTACTCAATCGCATGTCGCCGGTCGAATTCGGCGGTGAGATGATTGACTTTGTTTATGAGCAATCAGCCACTTGGAAAGAATTGCCTTGGAAGTTTGAAGCAGGAACGCCCAATATTGCAGGTGCCATTGGGCTGGGAGCAGCCATAGATTACCTGACCGAAATTGGTATGGACACTATCCAGGCCCACGAGGCAGAACTGGTTGACTATGTCTTTCCAAAATTGCAGGCTATTCCAGGCTTGACCATTTATGGCAGTCAGGACCTGTCCAAGCGGACGGGAGTTATTGCCTTTAACTTGGACGACTTGCATCCGCACGATGTGGCAACTGCTCTGGACTATGAAGGGGTTGCTGTGCGGGCTGGCCACCATTGTGCCCAACCGCTTCTCAGGTACTTGCAGGTGCCAGCCACTGTGCGAGCAAGTTTTTACATCTATAATACCAAGGCTGACTGTGATAAGTTGGTTGAAGCAATCATCAAGACAAAGGAGTTTTTCAATGGCCCTATCTAG
- the sufD gene encoding Fe-S cluster assembly protein SufD has protein sequence MTKEKIQEFSALQAEPTWLTDLRLKAFDKIAELDLPVIERVKFHRWNLGDGSLATNDEIGAVPDFTAIGDNPMLVQIGSQTVLEQLPADLVEKGVVFTDFASAMDVIPDVIEKYLGLAVAYDEHKLAAYNTAFFNATAVLYVPDNVEIDQPVEALFYQDSTSPIAFNKRVLIIAGKNAKFNYLERFESLGDGAVATSANIVVEVIALAGSQIKFAAIDRLGKHLDTYLNRRGYLGNDATIDWAIGLLNEGNVVADLDSELKGNGSHANLKVVGLSSGRQVQGVDTRVTNYGHNSVGHILQHGVILESGTLTFNGIGHIVRGAKGADAQQESRVLMLSDKARSDANPILLIDENEVTAGHAASIGQVDPEDMYYLMSRGLDRATAERLVIRGFLGAVITEIPVKEVRDELIAVIEEKLTKR, from the coding sequence ATGACCAAAGAAAAGATTCAAGAATTTTCAGCCTTGCAGGCAGAGCCAACTTGGTTGACAGACCTGCGTCTTAAGGCTTTTGACAAAATAGCAGAGCTGGACTTGCCGGTTATTGAGCGTGTCAAATTTCACCGTTGGAACCTTGGTGACGGAAGCCTAGCCACAAATGATGAAATCGGAGCCGTTCCAGATTTTACAGCTATCGGTGACAATCCTATGTTGGTCCAGATTGGCAGCCAAACTGTTTTAGAACAACTGCCCGCTGACCTAGTAGAAAAAGGTGTAGTCTTTACAGACTTCGCCTCAGCTATGGATGTCATTCCTGATGTTATCGAGAAATATCTTGGATTAGCTGTAGCCTATGATGAGCACAAATTGGCAGCCTACAACACAGCCTTTTTCAACGCAACCGCGGTTCTCTATGTTCCTGACAACGTTGAAATTGACCAGCCAGTTGAGGCCCTTTTCTACCAAGATAGCACTAGCCCGATTGCCTTTAACAAACGTGTTCTCATCATCGCTGGCAAAAATGCTAAGTTTAATTACCTAGAACGTTTTGAAAGTCTAGGTGATGGAGCAGTAGCGACTTCAGCCAATATTGTTGTAGAAGTAATTGCCCTCGCTGGTAGCCAAATCAAGTTTGCGGCCATTGACCGCCTTGGCAAGCATCTGGATACCTACCTCAACCGTCGCGGCTATCTCGGAAACGATGCAACGATTGACTGGGCGATTGGTCTGCTTAACGAAGGAAATGTGGTTGCCGATTTGGACAGCGAATTAAAAGGAAATGGTAGCCATGCCAACCTCAAAGTTGTCGGTCTGTCATCAGGTCGTCAGGTCCAAGGTGTGGATACGCGCGTGACCAACTACGGTCATAATTCGGTCGGTCACATCCTGCAACATGGGGTTATCTTAGAAAGTGGAACCTTGACCTTCAATGGCATCGGACACATTGTCCGCGGTGCCAAGGGTGCAGATGCCCAGCAGGAAAGCCGTGTTCTCATGCTATCCGATAAGGCACGTTCGGATGCCAACCCAATCCTTCTCATCGATGAGAACGAAGTCACAGCTGGACACGCAGCCTCTATCGGTCAGGTGGATCCAGAAGACATGTACTACCTTATGAGTCGTGGCCTGGACCGAGCAACAGCTGAACGATTGGTCATTCGTGGCTTCCTTGGTGCCGTCATCACAGAAATCCCTGTCAAGGAAGTCCGTGATGAGTTGATTGCCGTCATTGAAGAAAAACTAACAAAGAGATAA
- the sufC gene encoding Fe-S cluster assembly ATPase SufC: MSVLEIKDLHVEIEGKEILKGVNLTLKTGEIAAIMGPNGTGKSTLSAAIMGNPSYEVTQGEVLFDGVNILELEVDERARMGLFLAMQYPSEIPGITNAEFLRAAMNAGKEDEDKISVRDFITKLDEKMELLNMKEEMAERYLNEGFSGGEKKRNEILQLLMLEPTFALLDEIDSGLDIDALKVVSKGINAMRGEGFGAMIITHYQRLLNYITPDVVHVMMEGRVVLSGGPELAQRLEKEGYVQVAAELGIDYKEDDI, from the coding sequence ATGTCAGTATTAGAAATCAAAGACCTTCATGTTGAAATCGAAGGTAAAGAAATCCTCAAAGGTGTCAATTTGACCCTCAAAACAGGTGAAATTGCAGCCATCATGGGACCGAACGGAACAGGCAAGTCCACCCTTTCCGCAGCTATCATGGGTAATCCAAGCTACGAAGTAACACAAGGGGAAGTGCTCTTTGACGGTGTTAATATTTTGGAGTTGGAAGTGGACGAGCGTGCTCGTATGGGACTTTTCTTGGCCATGCAATATCCATCAGAAATCCCGGGTATTACTAATGCAGAGTTCCTCCGTGCCGCAATGAACGCTGGCAAGGAAGATGAAGACAAGATTTCTGTCCGCGATTTCATCACCAAGTTGGATGAAAAGATGGAACTCCTCAACATGAAAGAGGAAATGGCAGAGCGTTACCTCAACGAAGGCTTCTCAGGTGGTGAGAAAAAACGCAATGAAATTCTGCAGTTGCTCATGTTAGAGCCAACTTTCGCTCTTCTTGACGAGATTGACTCAGGTTTGGATATTGATGCCCTTAAAGTTGTATCAAAAGGTATCAATGCCATGCGTGGTGAAGGCTTCGGTGCCATGATTATCACCCACTACCAACGCTTGCTCAACTACATCACTCCTGATGTTGTCCATGTCATGATGGAAGGCCGTGTCGTGCTTTCAGGTGGACCAGAATTGGCGCAACGCTTGGAAAAAGAAGGCTATGTCCAAGTTGCAGCAGAGCTTGGCATCGACTACAAAGAAGATGACATTTAA
- a CDS encoding glycosyltransferase family 4 protein: MIPFALKYIMVIISTMVVAAIATPLVRFLSFKVGAVDNPNARRINKVPMPSAGGLAIFIAFSLATLVFLPRIVTHINYHGTYLHYIWPLIVSSLIIIITGYIDDVKELGPAPKMFGIVLAATLIWFFTEFHFDSFKIPFGGPFIIFPEWLSFFLTVLWIVAITNAVNLIDGLDGLVSGVSIISLTTMGIVSYFFLHDSNIFLTLTIFILVAAIIGFLPYNYNPAIIYLGDTGALFIGFMIGVLSLQGLKNSTAVAVVTPMIILGVPITDTVVAIIRRKLSGKKISEADKMHLHHRLLSLGLTHRGTVLVIYAISFLFSLTSLLLNVSSRLGGVLLVLTMGLGVEVLCELIGIFGENRMPLLNLLRFIGNSSYRQERIADCKEKRCLRKQQTKKRK, from the coding sequence ATGATTCCTTTTGCTTTAAAATATATAATGGTTATCATTTCGACCATGGTTGTAGCAGCGATAGCAACTCCTTTGGTGCGTTTTCTATCCTTCAAGGTTGGAGCAGTCGATAATCCAAATGCGCGTAGAATCAACAAGGTGCCTATGCCATCAGCTGGAGGTTTGGCTATCTTCATAGCTTTTTCCTTGGCTACCCTGGTCTTTTTGCCGAGAATTGTCACCCACATCAATTATCACGGAACCTACCTGCATTATATTTGGCCCTTGATTGTATCCTCGCTTATTATCATCATTACAGGCTATATTGATGATGTGAAGGAGTTGGGTCCAGCTCCAAAGATGTTTGGAATTGTTCTTGCAGCAACCCTGATCTGGTTTTTTACGGAATTCCATTTTGATAGTTTTAAAATTCCGTTTGGTGGTCCCTTTATCATCTTTCCGGAATGGCTCTCCTTTTTTCTAACTGTTCTGTGGATTGTTGCTATAACTAATGCGGTCAACTTGATCGATGGTCTGGATGGTTTGGTGTCAGGGGTGTCTATCATTTCATTGACGACCATGGGAATTGTTTCCTACTTTTTCTTACATGATAGCAATATCTTTTTGACCCTGACTATTTTTATTCTGGTAGCGGCTATTATAGGCTTTCTACCTTATAATTATAATCCAGCTATTATTTATCTAGGTGATACTGGAGCTCTCTTTATTGGTTTCATGATTGGGGTGCTATCTCTGCAAGGTTTGAAAAACTCAACAGCTGTTGCGGTAGTTACTCCCATGATTATTTTGGGGGTTCCAATTACAGATACTGTTGTAGCCATCATCCGTCGAAAATTGTCTGGAAAAAAAATTTCAGAGGCGGATAAGATGCATTTACACCATCGTTTGCTATCTCTAGGCTTGACCCATCGTGGTACAGTTTTAGTTATCTATGCCATTTCCTTCCTATTTTCTTTGACTTCGCTCTTGCTCAATGTTTCCAGTCGTCTAGGTGGTGTTCTCTTGGTTCTAACCATGGGACTGGGTGTAGAGGTCTTATGTGAGTTGATAGGTATTTTTGGTGAAAATCGCATGCCCCTACTCAATCTCCTTCGTTTCATTGGAAATAGCAGTTATCGTCAGGAACGCATAGCGGATTGTAAGGAAAAGCGCTGTCTTCGTAAACAGCAGACCAAGAAAAGAAAATAA
- the mecA gene encoding adaptor protein MecA, whose protein sequence is MKVKQISDSTLKITIKMDDLEERGMELADFLIPQEKTEEFFYTVLDELELPLTFRESGMLSFRVTPKPDRVDIFVTKSDLDQNLNFDEFSDLSDFGDISSMSPDEFFKNLEQTARERSSKDMDAVRHLEEVEKAEEAEESEPEDYIYYILDFPNMDELMAFVGTVDYPIEESELYKMDGHYYMTVLINIEERSKRYPDYLLARMLEFANDTKLTRPVLQEHGVTLLPVAALEELRKVSLL, encoded by the coding sequence ATGAAAGTAAAACAAATTAGTGATTCGACCTTGAAAATCACTATAAAAATGGATGATTTAGAAGAAAGAGGGATGGAGCTGGCTGACTTCCTCATTCCTCAAGAAAAGACAGAAGAATTTTTCTATACCGTCTTGGACGAATTAGAATTGCCTTTAACCTTCCGTGAAAGCGGAATGTTAAGTTTTCGTGTCACTCCTAAACCAGATCGGGTGGATATTTTTGTAACCAAGTCTGACTTAGATCAGAATTTGAATTTTGATGAGTTTTCTGACTTGTCGGATTTTGGTGATATTTCCAGCATGAGCCCGGATGAATTTTTCAAGAATTTGGAGCAGACTGCTCGAGAGCGAAGCAGTAAGGATATGGATGCTGTTCGTCATTTGGAAGAAGTTGAGAAAGCAGAAGAAGCTGAAGAGAGTGAGCCAGAAGACTACATCTACTACATCCTTGATTTTCCTAACATGGATGAACTGATGGCTTTTGTAGGAACAGTAGATTACCCTATCGAAGAGTCAGAGCTCTATAAGATGGACGGCCATTACTATATGACTGTCTTGATCAATATCGAGGAACGTTCTAAGCGTTACCCTGACTATCTTCTAGCGCGTATGTTGGAATTTGCCAATGATACTAAGTTGACTAGACCTGTCTTGCAGGAACATGGGGTGACCCTCTTGCCAGTTGCAGCCCTAGAGGAACTTAGGAAGGTTTCCTTGCTATGA
- a CDS encoding undecaprenyl-diphosphate phosphatase — translation MLLELLKAILLGIIEGVTEWLPVSSTGHLILVQEFMKLNQSASFVEMFNIVIQLGAILAVMTIYFKKLNPFQPGKTKREIQLTWQLWAKVVLACIPSILIAVPLDSWFEAHFNFMVPIAIALIVYGIAFIWIENRNRDVEPQVTDLAKMSYKTALLIGCFQVLSIVPGTSRSGATILGAIILGTSRTVAADFTFFLGIPTMFGYSGLKAVKYFLDGNSLNLEQGLILLVASLTAYLVSLVVIRFLTDFVKKNDFTVFGYYRIILGVILLVYSFITFLF, via the coding sequence ATGTTACTCGAATTACTAAAAGCCATCTTATTAGGGATTATCGAAGGTGTGACCGAGTGGTTGCCAGTGTCATCTACAGGGCATTTGATCTTGGTTCAAGAATTTATGAAACTCAACCAAAGTGCTAGCTTTGTAGAGATGTTCAATATTGTCATCCAGTTGGGAGCCATCCTTGCGGTTATGACCATCTACTTCAAAAAGTTAAATCCTTTCCAGCCTGGCAAGACCAAGCGTGAGATTCAGTTGACCTGGCAGTTGTGGGCCAAGGTTGTTCTTGCCTGCATTCCGTCTATTCTGATTGCGGTGCCATTGGACAGTTGGTTCGAAGCCCATTTTAACTTTATGGTGCCCATTGCCATTGCCTTGATTGTTTATGGTATTGCATTTATCTGGATTGAAAATCGTAATCGGGATGTAGAGCCACAGGTGACAGATTTGGCGAAAATGTCCTATAAGACAGCTCTCTTAATCGGTTGCTTTCAGGTTTTGAGTATTGTTCCAGGAACTAGTCGTTCTGGTGCGACTATTCTAGGTGCGATTATCCTGGGGACCAGTCGGACAGTTGCTGCTGACTTTACCTTTTTCCTTGGAATCCCGACAATGTTTGGTTACAGTGGTCTAAAAGCGGTCAAGTATTTCTTGGATGGAAACAGTTTAAACCTGGAGCAAGGTCTCATTCTCTTGGTTGCTAGTTTGACTGCTTATCTTGTTTCCTTAGTTGTTATACGCTTCTTGACCGACTTTGTGAAGAAAAATGATTTTACAGTTTTTGGATATTACCGTATTATCTTGGGAGTAATTTTGTTAGTCTATTCTTTTATCACATTCTTATTTTAA
- a CDS encoding IS110 family transposase: protein MRAVFGIDVSKASSEVAILVNGEKVHGYTMSNDAIGFARLLGDLKTVHKPEIIFEATGVYSRRLQAFLDEHSYAYTRLNPLEAKKQLDSLRVRKTDQIDAEKLAQSQFVLNRKPTYVQEEVYQNLRDLSRFYQNLTEDIVRAKNRLHKVLQVTFPELETILSTPSGEQYWNLVIAFPCKDFVLELSKDKLSEIIRQSTSKRISDKRVAYLAEKLIALANQSYCAVKKTSPILEEVRYYAKELLRLSEQRQAVLDQMVELAQPLPEYDILLSIPGIAETTATSIIGELGDIRRFQSANQINAFIGIDLRHYESGNFLAKEHITKRGNPYARKILFKCIHNIASASHTNPCHIADFYEKRKRQSQTTSTKPHTIASIHRLIRTMYYLITHNKLYDYTLTQNQ from the coding sequence ATGCGTGCAGTTTTTGGGATTGATGTGAGTAAGGCAAGTTCAGAAGTGGCCATTCTAGTCAATGGTGAGAAAGTTCATGGCTATACCATGTCCAATGATGCCATCGGCTTTGCTCGGCTACTTGGCGATTTGAAAACCGTTCATAAGCCAGAAATCATCTTTGAAGCAACAGGTGTCTACTCTCGTCGTCTTCAAGCTTTTCTGGATGAACATAGCTACGCTTATACACGGCTTAATCCCTTAGAAGCTAAGAAGCAACTGGATAGCTTGCGTGTGCGGAAAACAGATCAAATTGACGCCGAAAAACTGGCTCAATCTCAATTTGTACTGAATCGTAAACCCACTTATGTCCAAGAAGAAGTCTACCAAAACTTGCGGGATCTCAGCCGTTTCTATCAGAATCTGACCGAGGATATTGTTCGAGCTAAAAACCGTCTGCACAAGGTCTTACAAGTCACTTTTCCTGAATTGGAAACTATCTTATCAACACCATCTGGCGAGCAATACTGGAACCTGGTCATAGCTTTTCCTTGCAAGGACTTCGTTCTTGAGTTAAGCAAGGATAAACTCTCAGAAATCATTCGTCAGTCCACCTCAAAACGGATTTCGGACAAGCGTGTGGCGTATTTAGCTGAGAAGTTGATAGCACTAGCTAATCAATCTTACTGTGCCGTCAAGAAAACCTCTCCAATACTAGAAGAGGTGCGTTACTATGCAAAAGAATTGCTTCGGCTTTCTGAACAGAGACAAGCTGTCCTAGACCAAATGGTGGAACTAGCTCAGCCATTACCTGAATATGACATTCTGCTCTCTATTCCTGGAATAGCTGAGACTACTGCAACAAGTATTATTGGTGAACTGGGAGATATTCGCCGTTTTCAGTCTGCCAATCAAATCAATGCCTTTATCGGTATTGACCTGAGACACTATGAATCGGGTAACTTTTTAGCTAAGGAACACATTACCAAGCGTGGCAATCCCTACGCTAGAAAGATTCTGTTCAAATGTATTCACAATATCGCTTCAGCTAGTCACACCAATCCTTGCCATATCGCCGACTTTTATGAGAAACGAAAAAGACAATCGCAAACGACTTCTACAAAGCCGCACACGATTGCCTCCATACATCGTCTCATTCGGACAATGTATTACCTCATAACGCATAACAAACTTTACGATTACACTTTAACTCAAAATCAGTAA
- a CDS encoding ABC transporter substrate-binding protein/permease has product MKHKFSIFLLTLVAIFSMATGVKADEYLRVGMEAAYAPFNWTQEDNSNGAVPIEGTNQYANGYDVQIAKKIAESLDKELLVVKTKWEGLVPALTSGKIDMIIAGMSPTEERKKEIAFSDSYYTSIPTLVVRSDSQYAKATSLAEFAGAKITAQQGVYLYDLIDQIQGADKQTAMGDFSQIRQALEAGVIDAYVSERPEGRTAEAANKAFKMVELTDNFETNAEDVTIAVGMRKDDTRISQVNEVLATLSENDQIALMDTMIENQPVEEASEGETPSFFAQVWNIIVNNWQQLLRGTGMTLLISILGTIIGTLIGLLIGVFRTAPKAANKALAIGQKILGWFINIYIEVFRGTPMIVQSMVIYYGTAQAFGLNLDRTLAAIFIVSINTGAYMSEIVRGGIFAVDKGQFEAATALGFTHNQTMRKIVLPQVIRNILPATGNEFVINIKDTSVLNVISVVELYFSGNTVATQTYQYFQTFTVIAIIYFILTFTVTRILRAVEKRFDTDTYTTGANQMQIEVPHD; this is encoded by the coding sequence ATGAAACATAAATTTAGTATCTTTCTGCTGACACTGGTTGCTATTTTTTCTATGGCAACAGGTGTAAAAGCAGATGAATACCTCCGAGTCGGTATGGAGGCTGCTTATGCCCCTTTTAACTGGACTCAAGAGGACAACAGTAACGGAGCTGTTCCGATCGAAGGAACCAACCAGTATGCCAATGGCTACGATGTCCAAATCGCTAAAAAAATTGCCGAATCCCTGGACAAGGAACTCTTGGTGGTTAAAACCAAGTGGGAAGGTCTGGTGCCTGCTCTTACTTCTGGCAAGATTGACATGATTATCGCTGGTATGAGTCCGACCGAAGAACGTAAGAAAGAAATTGCTTTCTCAGACAGCTACTATACATCTATTCCAACCTTGGTCGTGCGTTCAGATAGCCAGTATGCTAAGGCGACTAGTTTGGCTGAATTTGCTGGTGCCAAGATCACTGCCCAGCAGGGTGTCTACCTCTACGATTTGATTGACCAAATCCAAGGAGCAGACAAACAAACAGCTATGGGTGATTTCTCTCAAATCCGTCAAGCACTGGAAGCTGGTGTTATTGATGCCTACGTTTCGGAGCGTCCAGAAGGTCGTACAGCCGAAGCAGCCAACAAGGCATTCAAGATGGTCGAACTAACGGATAATTTTGAAACCAATGCTGAGGACGTGACTATTGCTGTCGGTATGCGTAAAGACGATACTCGCATCAGCCAGGTCAATGAAGTACTAGCTACTCTTTCGGAGAACGACCAAATTGCCCTTATGGACACTATGATTGAAAACCAGCCTGTTGAAGAAGCCAGTGAAGGCGAAACTCCTAGCTTCTTTGCTCAAGTGTGGAATATCATTGTCAACAACTGGCAGCAGTTGCTTCGTGGCACTGGAATGACCTTGCTCATTTCCATCCTTGGAACCATTATCGGTACCCTTATCGGTCTTTTGATTGGTGTTTTCCGTACTGCTCCAAAAGCAGCCAACAAGGCTCTTGCTATTGGTCAAAAAATTCTCGGTTGGTTTATCAATATCTACATCGAAGTTTTCCGTGGCACGCCAATGATTGTACAATCTATGGTTATCTACTACGGTACTGCCCAAGCCTTCGGTCTTAACCTTGACCGCACCCTAGCTGCTATCTTCATCGTATCCATCAATACCGGTGCCTACATGAGTGAGATTGTCCGCGGTGGTATTTTCGCAGTAGACAAGGGGCAATTCGAAGCCGCAACGGCTCTTGGATTTACCCACAACCAGACCATGCGCAAGATTGTTTTGCCGCAGGTTATCCGCAATATCTTGCCAGCAACTGGTAACGAGTTTGTCATCAACATCAAGGATACATCTGTATTGAACGTTATCTCCGTTGTGGAATTGTACTTCTCAGGAAATACTGTAGCAACACAAACCTACCAGTACTTCCAAACCTTTACCGTCATTGCCATCATTTACTTTATCTTGACCTTCACTGTGACCCGCATCTTGCGCGCAGTTGAAAAACGCTTTGACACAGACACCTATACAACTGGTGCCAACCAAATGCAAATCGAGGTGCCTCATGACTAA